The genomic window ACCTGTTTCTCAGATCATTCGGGGATGACGATGAGATCCGGGTTCTCAAACGAATGAGTCCCGGCGTGCCGGAGGCCGAGGATTATGATGTTACGGAAGGCGTGATCGTCCTCCACGGCATCCGCGATCTCGGACAATGGACTTCGGACTTCGTCACGCCGTTGCAGGAGAAATTCATCGCCAAAAAGGAGAAGGAGAAGGCCGACGACAAAAAGCAAAGGATCGTACTTGAGGAAACCCTGCGGACTCTGGATGAGCGGTTGCGGCAGGACTCTGACCCCGCGCTGCTGAAGGAAAAGGAAGAAGCGGAGGCCGACCTGGCCATCCTGAAGCGAAAGGTCCGCACGCCGAAGCTCCTCGTTTACCGCCCGAGTTACGGTTACTTTCCCATGGGCTCCTTCCTTGTCTGGCAGGAGCGGCAGAAAAACGTCCGATGGTTCATGGACGAGCTGACGGAGCTGATGGCGAAGTATCCAAACATGGAGACCATCCATTTTGTCGGACATAGCAACGGAACCTATGTTCTGGCCAGCGCCCTGACCAAGTATAAGGCGCTGAAGGTTGACAAGGTGATCTTCGCCGGAAGCGTCGTCAGACAGGATTATTTCGCAAATGTCGGAAGCTCCCTGGAGGGAAGGGTCGGCGGCATCCGCAACTATGTCGGCAGCTCCGACTGGGTGGTCGGCATTTTCCCCCACTTCTTCGAGTCCGGCCTGACCTCGTGGATCAATCCGGACATCGGCGCGGCTGGGTATTATGGATTTGAGAAACCGGCGGAGATGCCTGAGGAAAACTGGAAGAAATTCATGCTGCAGACGAAATTCGTCACAGGCCAGCACAGCGCCGCCTTGGATGATTATGCGGCGAAACAGTCCATGATCCACTATCTGATGGAAGAGGACAGGGAGAATCTGGAGGGACAATCAAGGAGCTGCAGGGAGCTGTTTCTTGAAAAGTGCGTCAATCACTGCTGGATGATCTGGGCAGGAATCATCGCGCTCCTGACCCTCATCGGCTACATTTTGGTCAAATCGGCCCTGTTTTTGAACAAGTGGCTGGCCGGTGGAAGATGGAGGCGCTCCAGGGTGAGATGCGTGACGCTCGCGTGCTATGGCTTGCTCATTCTGGCCCTGCTCCAGACCTATTGATATTAGCAGACCTTTGGCGGACTTGCGGACCCGCCGCTTGCCAAGGGTGAGAGATCGGGTTGGCCGGTGGATGAAATCACGGCACGCCAGAGTTCACCCTCCAGATCAAGGCGTTTGCCGCCGGCGGCGATGAGATTGATAGGGACATGGACGAAATGGCCGTTCAGATAGCTGATGACGAGTCCCGTCCTGCCCGACATGGCGGCGTGCACGGCGTGGCGGCCCATCCGGTCGCAGAGCAGGGCGTCTTCCGTATTGGCCGGACAACCGCGGATCTGGTAGCTGGGATCGAAGTAGCGCATCGTCATCTCAAGCCCGCGTGATTTGAAATGGGCGTTGATCTCATCCCTCAGGAACTGGCCGATGTCCCGGAGCTTCGCGTTGCCGGAGGCGTCGGTCCCTCCGCCGGTACCGAGCAATTCCTGTCCGGCGCCCTCGGCCACCACCACCACGGCATGGCTTTTCTTATCGAGACGCTTCTCCAGCGCGGCAAGAAGTCCGTCCAGGGAAAAAGGCTGCTCGGGCACCAGGCAGAAATTCACGTCCTGGCTGGCGACGGTCGCCGCGGCGGCGATAAACCCGGCATGGCGGCCCATCAGCTTCACCACGGAAACTCCGTTTTCCACGCTGCGCGCCTCGGTGTGCGCGCTGTCGATCACGCGCACGGCCTCGCTGACGGCGGTGCCGAAGCCGAAGGTGCGGGTGACGTGGAGCACGTCGTTGTCGATGGTCTTGGGGATGCCGACCACCGCGAGCGGGTGTCCGCGTTTCTGGGCTTCGGTGAAAAGCGCGTGACCACCGCGCTGGGTGCCGTCCCCGCCCACGGTGAAGAGGATGTTCACTCCGCGGTCGATCAGGAAATCCACGGCCCGGGTCACGTCCACGGGCCCGCGCGAAGTGCCCAACAGCGTGCCGCCCTTCTGATGGATCTCCTCCACGGCATCTTCGGTGAGGTCCAGCGGCGGCTTGCCTATGGAAGGATCCAGTCCGCGATAACCACTGCGGATCCCCCATACGGATTTCACCCCATAGCCACGGATCAGCTCGCGCGTGACCGAGCGGATGACGTTGTTCAGGCCGGGGCACAACCCGCCGCAGGTGACGATGGCGGCGACCGTCGTGGCGGGATCGAAGAACAGGCGTCCTCTCGGCCCCGCTTTCTCGAACAACAGCAGGTCGTCCGGTGGAGTTCCTCCGGGCCATTCGATATGTGCAGGGACGAGGAGGTTTTCCGAAATGGCGAATGACAGGGGCGACGGGTGGAGGGCGTCGCCCAGAAGGGTGGGATGCGTGGAGTTCACTGGAAGAGGATAATCGTGAGAATCTGTGCGGCAAGGATGCGCATGAGGGTGGTGAGCGGATAGACGGTCGCGTAACCCACGGCGGGCGCGTCGGATCCCGAAATGTTCGAGGCGAACGCGAGCGCGGGAGGATCGGTCATGCTGCCGGCCAGCAGGCCGCTCAGATCCATGAAGTTCATTTTCAAGACGACGCGGGCGAAGACGCCCACCACCAGCAACGGCACCATCGTGACACACACCCCGGCGGCGAGCCATTGCACGCCGGTGGTGCTGAATACGGTGGCGAAGAACTTGGAACCGGCGGTGAGGCCGACCGCGGCGAAAAACAGCGCGATGCCGAACTCGCGGAAGGCGAGGTTCGTGTTCACCGGCATGTGCCAGACCTGGCGGCCGATCCGCCCCACACGACCGAGGATCAGCGCGACGACCAATGGCCCTCCCGCAAGACCGAGTTTCACCGGCTGCGGAATGCCGGGAAACGCGATGGGCATGGTGCCCAGCATGACTCCGAGAACCAGACCGATGAAAAACGGGACGAAATGGGTTTCATTGATCTCCTTCAGGGAATTTCCGAGGGACTTCGCCGCGGCGTCGAGATCCTTGTCCCGCCCCACGATCTGGAGCTGGTCGCCGAACTGCAGGCGCAGTCCGGGAACCGCCGACATCTCAAGATCGGCCCGGGTGACGCGGGTCACCGCCACGCCGAAGCGCTCGCCGAGGTCGAGCTGGCCCACGTTTTTTCCGAGCACCCCGCGGTCGGTGACGACCACGCGGCGATAGCTGATCGATTCATCACGCAACACGAGATCTTCATCGCTGGTGCGGCCGATGACGCGTGCGAACTGGTCCAGGGCCGCCGGTGTGCCGATGACCGCCAGCCGGTCCTCGAGATGGAGGACGGACGTTTCGCCCGCGATGCGGGTTTCCCCTTCATGGCAGATGCGGGAGATGGTGACACCCGCCTCCAGGCGGCCGGGAATGCTTCCGAGCGCCACCCCTTCGAGGTTCGGGTTCGTCACGACAAGGGTGCGGCGTTCGAGCGGCTCGACCTGGCGGCTGCTTTTCGCGGCGAACCCGGAGGCCTCGGCGACCGGATCGATCCGCAGGATCTGTTTGAGCAGGAGCAGCGTGCCGATGATGCCGATGATCGCGGCCGGATAGGTCACCGCGTAGGCGAGCGCGGGCAGCGTCAGGCGGTCCGTGGCGATGCCGGGAATGGTGCCGAGCGTCTGGGTCGCCGCGCCGAGCGAAGGGGTGTTGGTGGATGCTCCGGAAAAAATTCCGAGCACGGCCGCCGGATCAAAGCCTGCGATCCACCCCGCCAACGGAGCGCCCACCGCGCCGAGGACGACGATGACAAAGGCCAGCAGGTTCATTTTCACCCCCTGCTCCCTGAGCGCGGCGAAGAAGCCCGGGCCAAGCTGGAGTCCGATGGTGAAGACGAACAGGATCAGCCCGAACTCTTTCACAAAATCCAGCGTCTGGTGGTCCACCGCTTCGCCGAAATGGCCGACGATGATCCCGGCGAACAGGACTCCCGAGGTGCCGAGGCCGATGCCGCGGAATTTCATGCTGCCGAACGCCATGCCCAATACACAGACGAAGGAAAGCACCCCGATCGCATGCGCGACGGGCTGCGTCTGGTGAAGTTCTGAGAGCCAGCTCATGGAGCATGCATGCTGGAGCCTGTGCCGCCCCGGGTCTATCGGACCTTGGTCCTACCGGCTTGCGATGTCAGCCCCGGATCGGAGGACGGCACTCCCTTCCCCGGCCGGATACGACCATGGTCCGATTGACCCGGTTTTGCACGACGTGCATTCTCCCGAACGATTCGATAACCGGTCTCTTTCCCATCTTTTCGTATCCCGCGCTGGTAAAGCTCAGGCGCGGTGAGGAATGAGGCACTTTCAATCCCGCCGTTCCCAACGCAAATGAAAACCCGTCTGCCGTCATCGCTCGCCGCGCTCGCCTTGTTCGCGCAGGCACCTTGCGCATCCGCGGAAAACGGTGATGTGGAGGAGCTCAAGGCCATGGTGAGGGAGATGCAGAAAACCATCGCCGAGCAGAACGCGCGCATCGCCACGCTCGAAAACCAGAAGGCGGCCCCTTCAAAAAAAACCACCGCCCGGAAATCCCCGAAACCCGCCGAAAAGGAACCCGATATGGCGGCCGCCGGAATCGACGTGCCGGTTGGAGCCCCCCCGGTCGTCGCCGAGCCGAAGGAAATTTCCGCCATCCGTGACGCGGATACCTTTGCCGACCTGCAGCAAGCCGCGCCACGTGTGAACAATGCCCCGCTGGATCCCAAGCTGAAGGGGTTCATCCCTATTCCCGGCACGGACACCCTGTTCAAGATCGGCGGCTCCGCCCGCATCGACTCCATCCTGGACTTCGAGGACAATGGCAATCCCAACCAGTTCGTGCCTTCGAGCATCCCGGTGCCAGGCCAGTCCGGATGGGACGGCGGCGAGCGCACCGCGTTCCAGGCGAAGGGCACGCGCCTCAGCCTCGAGCTCCGCCGCCCCGTCGCGAACGACGACACGCTGCGCATCTACAGTGAGTATGATTTCTTCGATGACTCGGCTTCGAGCGCGATGAAGTTCCGCACGCGCCACTTCTACGGACAGGCGTGGAACTTCCTCATCGGCCAGACGTTCTCCGCGTTCATGGACATCGACGCCTTCCCGGACGTGGTCGACTACCAGGGACCCAACGGCATCGTCAACCGCCGCCAGCCGCAAATCCGCTACACGCTGCCGGTCTATGACGACGTGGGCGAGGTCCAGCTCTTCGCCAGCGTGGAGCAACCCGAATCAAAGATCGATACGGTGCTTCCCGACTTCGCCCCTGGCTCCTCCACCGTCAGCCGCCTCCCCGACAGCGTGGTGGGAGCGCGCTGGGAGGGAGACACCGGCCACATCCAAAGTGCGGCGATTTTCCGCGAGCTGTCTTATGAAAGCGACCACGGCCCGGATGACGACGTGCTGGGCTGGGGGGTGAATTTCTCGGGCTCGCTGAACATCGGGGAAAAGGACAAGCTTTCCGCCCAGGCGACTTATGGCGAGGGCATCTCGCGCTACATCAACGACCTCAGCGGTGAGAATCTGGATGCCGCCTTCGACGGCGGTGATTTCGAAGCCATTCCCGTCTTCGCGGCGATGGCCGGATACACCCACCATTGGAACGGCCGGTGGCGCTCGACGATTTCCGGCGGCTACGTGCATACGGACGCGCCCGACTCGCTCGGCCCCTTCGCCATCCAGGACACGCTCTACAGCAGCGTGAACCTGATGTGGCATCCGACCGCGTCTTTCCGGATGGGTCTCGAATATCTCTACGGTCACAAGGAAACGCTCGACGGTTCCGAAGGCGATGCGAACCGCCTGAACTTCGTCGTCCGCTACGATCTCGTCCGCTAACCGGCATCCATCATGGACATCAAACTCATTCTCGAATTCCTGGTCATTCTCGGCGCCCTCGCGATGGGAGCCCGCATGGGCGGCGTCGGCCTCGGCCTGTGGGGGGCGGTCGGCCTGCTCATCCTCGTCCTCGGCTTCGGCATCGCCCCCTCGGCGATTCCGGGCGAGGTGCTGCTCATCGTGCTGACGGTGATCATGGCGGCGTCCGCGATGGAGGTGGCGGGCGGGATCGATTTCCTCGTGCGCGTCGCGGAGAAGATCATCCGCAAGAATCCCAAGCAGGTCACCGTCGTCGCTCCGCTGGTGACCTATGCGTTCACCTTCGCCGCCGGCACCGGACACATCGTCTATCCCCTACTGCCGGTGATCTACGAAGTGGCGCATGAGAACGGGATCCGTCCCGAACGTCCGATGGCGGTGGCGACGATCGCCTCCCAGCAGGCCATCACCGCGAGCCCGGTGTCCGCGGCGACGGCGGCGATGATCGGTCTGCTTTCCACCCATGGTTTCGGACTTGTCCAGATCCTGCTCATCTGCGTGCCTTCCACGCTGCTCGCGGTCCTGATCGCGGCGTTCGTCCAGCTTCGGGTGGGCAAGGAACTGAAGGATGATCCGGAATACCAACGCCTGCTCGCCTCCGGTGAAATCGAACCACCCGGCAGGGCGGAAGGCGGGACACCTCCACCGTTGAAATCCGGCGCGAAGGCGAGCGCCTTCATCTTCCTCACCGGCGTCGCGCTGGTCGTGCTCGCCGGCATTTTCCCAGCCCTCCGCACCGTCCCGAGCCTGCCGGACAAGCCGCTGACGATGCCGATCTCCATCGCGATCGTGATGCTCGCCGTCGCCGCCGTGATCCTGGCGGTGTCGAAGGCCCCGGTGAACGACGTGCCGAAGAGCAAGACCTGCCAGTCGGGTGTCACCGCGATCATCGGCATCCTCGGCCTGGCGTGGCTGGGTGACACCTTCATCAACGCGAACCGCGAAGTCATCATCGGCGGCCTCACCAACATGGCCACCGCCGCGCCGTGGACCTTCGCCATCGGACTCTTCCTCGCCTCGATGCTGCTGTACAGCCAGGCGGCCACGGCGCGCGCGCTGATGCCGCTGGGCCTGTCGCTCGGCATTCCCGCGCCTTTTCTCATCGCCATGTTCCCGGCGGTGAACGGCTACTTCTTCATTCCCAATTATGGAACGCTGATCGCCGCCATGCAGTTCGACCGTTCGCGCACGACGCGCATCGGCAAGTACCTGCTGAACCATTCGTTCATGCTGCCGGGCATGATCTGCACCATCGGATCCGTCACCATCGGCCTGATCATCGGCTCGTTCTTCAAGTAAATCCACGCACCATGCCACTCCCACTCGAAACCATCGCCGCCACTGCGAAACGCATCGGCATCCCGACCGAAGACCTGGCCGCCATCGTCCAGTCCGGTGCCGACGCCTCCTACCAGGCGGGTGATTACCTTTTCCACGAAAGCACGCCGCGCGAATGGCTCGGCATCGTCCTCGAGGGCGAGGTGGAAATCCTCCGGGGGGCGCAGGCCCGGACCATCACGCTCGCCACCCTGGTGCCGGGAGCGGTTTTCAGCGAAGGCGTGATGCTCGACGACTCGCCCCATGCTTCCAGCGCGGTGACCCGTCTGGGTGCCAAGGTTTGGAAAATCAGCCGCGCGGAGCTGGAGAAGGCGCGGGAGGAAAAACCGGAGATCTTCTACCGCATCGTCGGCCGCATCGCCGCAAGGCTCAACGAGCGGCTGCACATGGCCAACGAGCGGATCGCGGGCGAGAAAATCTCGGCCATCGTTTCGGCGGTGCGGAACGAACACGACTCGCTGGGCGACCGCGAGGTTCCGGACCATGCCTACTATGGCGTGCAAACCCTGCGCGGTGTGGAGAATTTCCGCACGTCCGGCATCCGGATGTTCCACTTCGAGCATTTCATCCGCGCGTTCGCCTTTGTGAAAAAGGCCGCCGCGCTCGCGAACAAGGAGCTCGGCGTGCTCGACGCGGTGAAAGCGGACGCCATCGTGAAGGCGTGCGACGAGATCGCCGCCGGGAAGTTGCACGACCAGTTCGTCATCGACATGTTCCAGGGCGGTGCCGGCACCTCGACGAACATGAACGCGAACGAGGTGATCGCGAATCGCGCGCTTGAAATCCTCGGCCATAAAAAAGGCCAGTACGAACACCTGCATCCGAACGACCACGTCAACTGCTCGCAGTCCACCAACGACGCCTACCCCACCGCGATCAAGGTGGGCGTGGTGCTCACGCTGCGTGACACGCTTTCCGCACTGCGGGAACTCCGCGAGGCCCTCCGCGCGAAAGCCCTGGAATTCTCCGACGTGCTGAAAATGGGCCGCACCGAAAACCAGGACGCCGTGCCGATGACGCTGGGCCAGGAATTCGGCGCGTATGCCGTGATGATCGGCGACGGCATCCGCCACCTGACGCGGGTGGGCGAGGAATTCCACTCCGTCAACATGGGTGCGACCGCCATCGGCACCGGCATCAACAGTCCTCCCGGCTATGCCTCGCTCTGTACGAAGCGGCTCGCCGAGGTCAGCGGGGTCCCCGTGACCCTCGCCGAGGACCTTGTCGAGGCGACGCAGGACTCCGGCGACTTCGCGCTGATGAGCGGCACCATGAGATCCGCCGCCGTCCAGCTTTCCAAGATCTGCAACGACCTGCGCTGGATGTCATCCGGTCCGCGCTGCGGCCTCTATGAGATCCGTCTGCCCTCGATGCAGCCGGGATCTTCGATCATGCCCGGCAAGGTGAACCCGGTCATTCCCGAAGCCGTCAGCCAGATCTGCTACCAGATCATCGGCGCCGATGTCACCGTCGCGATGGCATCCGAGGCCAGCGAGCTGGAACTCAACATGGCCGAGCCGGTCATCGCCTACAACCTGCTCTTCGGCCTCACGCTGCTGCGCAACGCCGCGATCATGCTGCACAGCCGGTGCATCGTCGGCATCGAGGCGAACCGCGAACGCTGCATGGACTACGTGCGCAATTCCATCGGCCTCGTGACGGCGCTCAACCCCGTCCTCGGCTACGAGCGCAGCGCCTCCATCGCCAAGGAAGCGCTCAAGACCGGCGGCAGCGTCTATGACCTGGTGCTCGAAAAGGGCTGGCTGACGAAAGAGCGCCTGGATGACCTGCTCAAACCCGAAAACATGACCCATCCAAGACAAGTCTGATGAACCTGACACCGCAGGCTTTCCGGATTCCGGCACCCTCCGGCCCGTTCGTGACGCGTGTTCCGCTTCCGATGTGGATGCGAAACACCGGCCCGGACACCCGGCGGGATGAATCCGGATTCCGGACCCGCCGGTTCCCCCAAACCCCCAC from Luteolibacter yonseiensis includes these protein-coding regions:
- a CDS encoding anaerobic C4-dicarboxylate transporter family protein, with the protein product MDIKLILEFLVILGALAMGARMGGVGLGLWGAVGLLILVLGFGIAPSAIPGEVLLIVLTVIMAASAMEVAGGIDFLVRVAEKIIRKNPKQVTVVAPLVTYAFTFAAGTGHIVYPLLPVIYEVAHENGIRPERPMAVATIASQQAITASPVSAATAAMIGLLSTHGFGLVQILLICVPSTLLAVLIAAFVQLRVGKELKDDPEYQRLLASGEIEPPGRAEGGTPPPLKSGAKASAFIFLTGVALVVLAGIFPALRTVPSLPDKPLTMPISIAIVMLAVAAVILAVSKAPVNDVPKSKTCQSGVTAIIGILGLAWLGDTFINANREVIIGGLTNMATAAPWTFAIGLFLASMLLYSQAATARALMPLGLSLGIPAPFLIAMFPAVNGYFFIPNYGTLIAAMQFDRSRTTRIGKYLLNHSFMLPGMICTIGSVTIGLIIGSFFK
- a CDS encoding ATP-dependent 6-phosphofructokinase, producing MNSTHPTLLGDALHPSPLSFAISENLLVPAHIEWPGGTPPDDLLLFEKAGPRGRLFFDPATTVAAIVTCGGLCPGLNNVIRSVTRELIRGYGVKSVWGIRSGYRGLDPSIGKPPLDLTEDAVEEIHQKGGTLLGTSRGPVDVTRAVDFLIDRGVNILFTVGGDGTQRGGHALFTEAQKRGHPLAVVGIPKTIDNDVLHVTRTFGFGTAVSEAVRVIDSAHTEARSVENGVSVVKLMGRHAGFIAAAATVASQDVNFCLVPEQPFSLDGLLAALEKRLDKKSHAVVVVAEGAGQELLGTGGGTDASGNAKLRDIGQFLRDEINAHFKSRGLEMTMRYFDPSYQIRGCPANTEDALLCDRMGRHAVHAAMSGRTGLVISYLNGHFVHVPINLIAAGGKRLDLEGELWRAVISSTGQPDLSPLASGGSASPPKVC
- a CDS encoding putative transporter; the encoded protein is MSWLSELHQTQPVAHAIGVLSFVCVLGMAFGSMKFRGIGLGTSGVLFAGIIVGHFGEAVDHQTLDFVKEFGLILFVFTIGLQLGPGFFAALREQGVKMNLLAFVIVVLGAVGAPLAGWIAGFDPAAVLGIFSGASTNTPSLGAATQTLGTIPGIATDRLTLPALAYAVTYPAAIIGIIGTLLLLKQILRIDPVAEASGFAAKSSRQVEPLERRTLVVTNPNLEGVALGSIPGRLEAGVTISRICHEGETRIAGETSVLHLEDRLAVIGTPAALDQFARVIGRTSDEDLVLRDESISYRRVVVTDRGVLGKNVGQLDLGERFGVAVTRVTRADLEMSAVPGLRLQFGDQLQIVGRDKDLDAAAKSLGNSLKEINETHFVPFFIGLVLGVMLGTMPIAFPGIPQPVKLGLAGGPLVVALILGRVGRIGRQVWHMPVNTNLAFREFGIALFFAAVGLTAGSKFFATVFSTTGVQWLAAGVCVTMVPLLVVGVFARVVLKMNFMDLSGLLAGSMTDPPALAFASNISGSDAPAVGYATVYPLTTLMRILAAQILTIILFQ
- a CDS encoding esterase/lipase family protein — protein: MSTQDTTHPPVTKTVWFRYLRKTVAVIFLLLAAGALSGGIYLHYREKPVPKNWVTPKEWQIVPNARTLVVVVQGYRGREGGMNDVLCAVKDARKDADVILMTYSSDPFSNADCFSISKEIRDEVNRRHEEKTYEKIEFVGYSMGALLARKAYVYGCGQLQDVPPSTTTDASGKFPQEWTRNVKRFVLLAGMNRGWSLRKPPSAAGIGSLTKMWCGKWIATSTRTGSLILQTENGSPFVSNLRMQWLNVMKSPPQPAGTGSKPVDERKILRPTVVQLLGDTDDLVDKDDSRDVNVSGKRFVWVQLNQTNHQNIVDLGDKCTPVSRLDAEGKIKRARRDLFLRSFGDDDEIRVLKRMSPGVPEAEDYDVTEGVIVLHGIRDLGQWTSDFVTPLQEKFIAKKEKEKADDKKQRIVLEETLRTLDERLRQDSDPALLKEKEEAEADLAILKRKVRTPKLLVYRPSYGYFPMGSFLVWQERQKNVRWFMDELTELMAKYPNMETIHFVGHSNGTYVLASALTKYKALKVDKVIFAGSVVRQDYFANVGSSLEGRVGGIRNYVGSSDWVVGIFPHFFESGLTSWINPDIGAAGYYGFEKPAEMPEENWKKFMLQTKFVTGQHSAALDDYAAKQSMIHYLMEEDRENLEGQSRSCRELFLEKCVNHCWMIWAGIIALLTLIGYILVKSALFLNKWLAGGRWRRSRVRCVTLACYGLLILALLQTY
- a CDS encoding DcaP family trimeric outer membrane transporter, translated to MKTRLPSSLAALALFAQAPCASAENGDVEELKAMVREMQKTIAEQNARIATLENQKAAPSKKTTARKSPKPAEKEPDMAAAGIDVPVGAPPVVAEPKEISAIRDADTFADLQQAAPRVNNAPLDPKLKGFIPIPGTDTLFKIGGSARIDSILDFEDNGNPNQFVPSSIPVPGQSGWDGGERTAFQAKGTRLSLELRRPVANDDTLRIYSEYDFFDDSASSAMKFRTRHFYGQAWNFLIGQTFSAFMDIDAFPDVVDYQGPNGIVNRRQPQIRYTLPVYDDVGEVQLFASVEQPESKIDTVLPDFAPGSSTVSRLPDSVVGARWEGDTGHIQSAAIFRELSYESDHGPDDDVLGWGVNFSGSLNIGEKDKLSAQATYGEGISRYINDLSGENLDAAFDGGDFEAIPVFAAMAGYTHHWNGRWRSTISGGYVHTDAPDSLGPFAIQDTLYSSVNLMWHPTASFRMGLEYLYGHKETLDGSEGDANRLNFVVRYDLVR
- a CDS encoding aspartate ammonia-lyase; its protein translation is MPLPLETIAATAKRIGIPTEDLAAIVQSGADASYQAGDYLFHESTPREWLGIVLEGEVEILRGAQARTITLATLVPGAVFSEGVMLDDSPHASSAVTRLGAKVWKISRAELEKAREEKPEIFYRIVGRIAARLNERLHMANERIAGEKISAIVSAVRNEHDSLGDREVPDHAYYGVQTLRGVENFRTSGIRMFHFEHFIRAFAFVKKAAALANKELGVLDAVKADAIVKACDEIAAGKLHDQFVIDMFQGGAGTSTNMNANEVIANRALEILGHKKGQYEHLHPNDHVNCSQSTNDAYPTAIKVGVVLTLRDTLSALRELREALRAKALEFSDVLKMGRTENQDAVPMTLGQEFGAYAVMIGDGIRHLTRVGEEFHSVNMGATAIGTGINSPPGYASLCTKRLAEVSGVPVTLAEDLVEATQDSGDFALMSGTMRSAAVQLSKICNDLRWMSSGPRCGLYEIRLPSMQPGSSIMPGKVNPVIPEAVSQICYQIIGADVTVAMASEASELELNMAEPVIAYNLLFGLTLLRNAAIMLHSRCIVGIEANRERCMDYVRNSIGLVTALNPVLGYERSASIAKEALKTGGSVYDLVLEKGWLTKERLDDLLKPENMTHPRQV